Proteins encoded within one genomic window of Triticum aestivum cultivar Chinese Spring chromosome 2D, IWGSC CS RefSeq v2.1, whole genome shotgun sequence:
- the LOC123051493 gene encoding uncharacterized protein, with amino-acid sequence MICPSLHGIRSLLPTFYLFVFTVTYFAPLAAQFMSPPPASPSSKLLMPAPHTTLPHVGCNPMLAQYIAAMYPPSQVCALLSTTAYDCTPMLVQYIASIAPGRICAMLPTTATDHPASGASPSSLASDSSQSNKLKSYISFWDRLTVAFLLGAMFLIATVKPRVDAAAKAEDRAASKDDKVYEAVLDELCKDHRYAARAQAEVHEATRCTFPASHALRPDVARRMRTRDDAVKAREEACKKVDDLRAVVGVARMGKVERFMVRCFFVLSILFSLSAGICSAAAFFRSAQLEKGGSMSLAAVIGTIAVAGVPMVLAHAHFLYVALYEN; translated from the coding sequence ATGATTTGCCCCAGTTTACATGGGATTAGATCATTGCTCCCCACTTTTTACCTCTTCGTCTTCACCGTCACATACTTTGCACCTCTGGCCGCCCAATTCatgtctcctcctcctgcttccccTAGCTCAAAGTTGCTGATGCCTGCTCCACATACCACACTGCCCCATGTGGGTTGTAATCCGATGCTTGCACAGTACATTGCTGCCATGTACCCCCCTAGTCAGGTCTGCGCCCTGCTCTCCACAACTGCCTACGACTGTACTCCAATGCTTGTGCAATACATCGCCAGTATTGCTCCTGGTCGAATTTGTGCTATGCTGCCCACAACTGCCACTGATCATCCTGCCTCGGGTGCCTCCCCATCTTCCTTGGCTTCAGACTCATCCCAGTCAAACAAGCTCAAATCTTATATATCTTTCTGGGATAGGttgactgtggcattcttgttgggAGCAATGTTCCTCATTGCTACGGTGAAGCCACGAGTTGATGCAGCGGCAAAGGCTGAGGACCGTGCTGCCAGCAAGGATGACAAGGTGTATGAGGCTGTGCTTGATGAGCTGTGCAAGGACCATAGATATGCCGCAAGAGCCCAAGCAGAAGTCCATGAGGCCACCCGCTGTACCTTTCCTGCATCACATGCCCTGCGTCCCGATGTTGCTCGCCGCATGCGCACCCGTGATGACGCTGTCAAAGCGAGAGAAGAGGCTTGCAAGAAGGTTGACGACCTAAGGGCAGTGGTTGGTGTGGCCAGAATGGGGAAGGTTGAAAGGTTCATGGTCCGCTGTTTTTTTGTCCTCTCGATCTTGTTCTCCTTGAGTGCAGGGATCTGCAGTGCAGCTGCTTTCTTCAGATCTGCTCAACTAGAGAAGGGGGGTTCGATGAGCCTTGCTGCTGTTATTGGCACTATTGCTGTTGCAGGAGTACCGATGGTCTTGGCGCATGCCCATTTCTTATATGTTGCTTTGTACGAGAACTAG